One Elaeis guineensis isolate ETL-2024a chromosome 10, EG11, whole genome shotgun sequence genomic window carries:
- the LOC105052262 gene encoding transcription factor bHLH61 isoform X1 → MVSREQKKAALHEKLQLLRSVTKSHALSKTSIIVDASKYIQELKEKVGACSRDVAEDKPLPRVTVETIEKGFLINVFLEKSSPGLLVSILEAFEELGLDVLDADVSCADTFRLEAVGGEQQAESMDAQVVRQAVLQAIKKCTES, encoded by the exons atggtctCCAGGGAGCAGAAGAAAGCTGCTCTGCATGAGAAGCTGCAGCTCCTTCGTTCTGTTACTAAATCCCATGCA CTTAGCAAAACTTCTATTATAGTAGATGCTTCAAAATATATTCAAGAGTTGAAGGAAAAGGTTGGTGCATGTTCCCGGGACGTTGCAGAAGATAAACCCTTGCCCAGG GTTACAGTTGAAACCATAGAAAAAGGTTTCCTTATCAATGTATTCTTAGAGAAGAGCTCCCCGGGCTTGTTGGTCTCTATTCTGGAGGCATTTGAGGAGCTGGGTCTTGATGTGCTGGATGCTGATGTTTCTTGCGCTGATACATTTCGCCTAGAAGCAGTTGGAGGAGAA CAGCAAGCTGAGAGCATGGATGCTCAGGTGGTGAGGCAAGCAGTGCTGCAAGCCATCAAGAAATGCACAGAAAGTTAA
- the LOC105052262 gene encoding transcription factor bHLH61 isoform X2, whose amino-acid sequence MVSREQKKAALHEKLQLLRSVTKSHALSKTSIIVDASKYIQELKEKVGACSRDVAEDKPLPRVTVETIEKGFLINVFLEKSSPGLLVSILEAFEELGLDVLDADVSCADTFRLEAVGGEQAESMDAQVVRQAVLQAIKKCTES is encoded by the exons atggtctCCAGGGAGCAGAAGAAAGCTGCTCTGCATGAGAAGCTGCAGCTCCTTCGTTCTGTTACTAAATCCCATGCA CTTAGCAAAACTTCTATTATAGTAGATGCTTCAAAATATATTCAAGAGTTGAAGGAAAAGGTTGGTGCATGTTCCCGGGACGTTGCAGAAGATAAACCCTTGCCCAGG GTTACAGTTGAAACCATAGAAAAAGGTTTCCTTATCAATGTATTCTTAGAGAAGAGCTCCCCGGGCTTGTTGGTCTCTATTCTGGAGGCATTTGAGGAGCTGGGTCTTGATGTGCTGGATGCTGATGTTTCTTGCGCTGATACATTTCGCCTAGAAGCAGTTGGAGGAGAA CAAGCTGAGAGCATGGATGCTCAGGTGGTGAGGCAAGCAGTGCTGCAAGCCATCAAGAAATGCACAGAAAGTTAA